TGTTTCTGCTGGCGGACACGCGGGCGCTGACGCCAGAGGATGCAGCCGAACGCAACCGCAGCATTGCCGCTGCGTTGGACCAGGCGTTGCAGCGGGAGGGGTTGGCGCGTGACCAGGTGCTGTTGGTCAGTCGTGGCGATTCCACCCTGCGCGGCCATGGGGTGGTGGAACCGGAGGCCCTGCAGGCATCCTTCGGCCCCTTTGATGCCACTTTTCATGTGCCGGCTTTTCTGGAAGGGGGTCGCACCACCGTGAATGGGGTGCATCTCCTCCACGGCGAACCGGTGCACACCACGCCGTTTGCTCAGGACCGGCTGTTTGGTTTCAGCAGCAGTGATCTGGCCTGCTGGCTGGAGGAGAAAAGCGATGGGGCCATTGCCGCGGCTTCGGTGCAGCGGATGTCTGGCCGGGAGCTCGATGCCTCCTGTGGTGCGGGCTTGCCGCTGTTGATCAATCGCCTCCGTTCTCTTCAGGCCAATGCATCGGTGGTGGTGGATGCCGAGCGTCAGGAGCAGCTCAACGCTTTGGCCGCAGCGGTGCGCGCCCTCCAGGGGAAGAAACGGTTTCTGTTCCGCTCCGCCGCCAGCATGGTCAAGGCGCTGGCGGATCCAGGCCCGCCGCCGTTCGATCCCAAGGGCTTGGCGGCGTTGCGGAGACGGGCTGACGACGGCACATCCCAACCGGGACTTGTGATGGTGGGCTCCCATGTGCCCTTGGCGGATCAGCAGCTGGAGAAGCTGCTGGCGGAACCGGGGTGCCAAGGGGTTGAGCTGCCAGTGCATCGCATCGCTCGGGTGCTGGAGGGACCAACGCCCGATCTGCTGCTGACGGATCTGGAGCGGGTCTGGCTGAAGCAGCTGCGAGCGGTGCTCGAGGCTGACGCCACACCGGTGCTGTTCAGCAGCCGCGGTGAGCTGCGCTGTGCCTCGGAGCGGGAGGGCCGGCAGTTGTCTTGCGCTTTGGCGGAGTTGATGGGACGACTGGCAGCTGCCCTCACCCCAGATTTGGGTTATTTGATCAGCAAAGGCGGCATCACCACCCAGACGCTGTTGG
The Synechococcus sp. PROS-U-1 DNA segment above includes these coding regions:
- a CDS encoding four-carbon acid sugar kinase family protein codes for the protein MKVVVIDDDPTGSQTVHSCPLLLRWDVDTLRRGLRHASPLLFLLADTRALTPEDAAERNRSIAAALDQALQREGLARDQVLLVSRGDSTLRGHGVVEPEALQASFGPFDATFHVPAFLEGGRTTVNGVHLLHGEPVHTTPFAQDRLFGFSSSDLACWLEEKSDGAIAAASVQRMSGRELDASCGAGLPLLINRLRSLQANASVVVDAERQEQLNALAAAVRALQGKKRFLFRSAASMVKALADPGPPPFDPKGLAALRRRADDGTSQPGLVMVGSHVPLADQQLEKLLAEPGCQGVELPVHRIARVLEGPTPDLLLTDLERVWLKQLRAVLEADATPVLFSSRGELRCASEREGRQLSCALAELMGRLAAALTPDLGYLISKGGITTQTLLARGLALQSVQLEGQLLPGLSLVRPSAGPCRGLPILTFPGNLGTADTLRDAWQRMEAG